In a single window of the Labilithrix sp. genome:
- a CDS encoding helicase-associated domain-containing protein, which translates to MRDERPIIVQSDGSILLETHAPGADEARGLLAPFAELVKSPEHVHTYRVTALSIWNARAVGMTAETMVETLHAFARYTVPATVIANVRELAARYGLLTLDRTPDGLRLSCVDPETAERIARDKTVGRLLRRSDDRAFDVDRAARGELKQALVRVGFPVDDRAGYSDGSSLDVRLRETCVLRDYQRAAADAFHQSGNASGGSGVVTLPCGAGKTVVGLAAMAAVGQTTLILTTSTSSVHQWRREILDKTTLADEDVATYTAERKETGPVTLATYQMLTWRASGDDDFPHLALFAARPWGLIVYDEVHLLPAPVFRATADLQTRRRLGLTATLVREDGREGDVFALIGPKRYDVPWRELEARSWIAAARCTEVRVAMPPARRMEYALADRRTRFRIAAENPAKTEVVRDIVRRHPASRVLILGEYVEQLERLARLLRVPVITGKTKANERERLYDDFRRGTTRHLVLSRVGNFAIDLPEADLLIQVSGAFGSRQEEAQRLGRVLRPKADGRGAQFFTLVSRDTDEEEAGHRRQTFLAEQGYAYDVATPEVFQA; encoded by the coding sequence ATCATCGTGCAGAGCGACGGGTCGATCCTGCTCGAGACCCATGCGCCTGGCGCCGACGAAGCGCGCGGTCTGCTCGCGCCGTTCGCGGAGCTCGTGAAGAGTCCAGAGCACGTTCACACCTACCGTGTGACGGCGCTCTCGATCTGGAACGCGCGCGCGGTCGGCATGACGGCGGAGACGATGGTCGAGACGCTGCATGCCTTCGCGCGCTACACGGTCCCGGCGACCGTCATCGCGAACGTTCGCGAGCTTGCCGCGCGATATGGACTCTTGACGCTCGACCGCACGCCGGACGGCCTTCGGCTCTCTTGCGTCGATCCCGAGACCGCCGAGCGGATCGCGCGAGACAAAACGGTGGGGCGCCTCCTCCGGCGTTCGGACGACCGCGCATTCGACGTCGATCGAGCGGCGCGTGGCGAGCTCAAGCAAGCGCTCGTACGTGTCGGGTTCCCGGTCGACGATCGGGCAGGGTACTCCGACGGGTCCTCGCTCGACGTTCGCCTCCGCGAGACATGCGTGCTCCGCGACTACCAGCGCGCCGCCGCCGACGCGTTCCACCAGTCCGGCAACGCCAGCGGCGGGAGCGGCGTCGTGACGTTGCCGTGCGGCGCGGGGAAGACCGTCGTCGGCCTCGCCGCGATGGCGGCGGTCGGCCAGACCACCCTCATCCTCACGACCAGCACGTCGTCGGTGCATCAATGGCGGCGCGAGATCCTCGACAAGACGACGCTCGCCGACGAAGACGTCGCGACCTACACGGCGGAGCGGAAGGAGACCGGCCCCGTCACGCTCGCGACCTATCAGATGCTGACGTGGCGTGCGTCGGGCGACGACGACTTCCCGCACCTCGCGCTCTTCGCTGCGCGGCCGTGGGGCCTCATCGTCTACGACGAGGTACACCTCCTCCCCGCGCCCGTCTTCCGCGCGACGGCGGACCTCCAGACCCGGCGGCGCCTCGGACTGACGGCGACGCTCGTCCGCGAGGACGGTCGCGAGGGCGACGTCTTTGCGCTCATCGGACCGAAACGTTACGACGTGCCGTGGCGCGAGCTGGAGGCCCGGTCGTGGATCGCCGCGGCGCGCTGCACCGAGGTGCGCGTCGCGATGCCGCCGGCTCGGCGGATGGAGTACGCGCTCGCCGATCGGCGGACCCGCTTTCGGATCGCCGCCGAGAACCCGGCGAAGACCGAGGTGGTGCGCGACATCGTCCGGCGCCATCCGGCGAGTCGCGTCCTCATCCTCGGCGAGTACGTCGAGCAGCTCGAACGACTCGCGCGGCTGCTCCGCGTCCCCGTCATCACGGGCAAGACGAAGGCGAACGAGCGCGAGCGCCTCTACGACGATTTCCGCCGCGGGACGACGCGGCACCTCGTCCTCTCCCGTGTCGGCAACTTCGCGATCGATCTCCCCGAGGCCGATCTCCTCATTCAGGTCTCGGGCGCGTTCGGATCGCGCCAAGAGGAGGCGCAGCGCCTCGGGCGAGTGCTACGCCCGAAGGCCGACGGTCGGGGCGCGCAGTTCTTTACCCTCGTCTCGCGCGACACGGACGAGGAGGAGGCAGGCCATCGGCGCCAGACGTTCCTCGCCGAGCAGGGCTATGCCTACGACGTCGCGACCCCCGAGGTATTCCAGGCGTGA